One genomic window of Sphingomonas sp. C3-2 includes the following:
- a CDS encoding arylsulfatase, with product MPIVPASVRPLAIGVRLATMLFAASALTAPAMAPAASVPSTAPARADRQAERRPNIVIVLLDDVGFGASSAFGGAVHTPALEKLAGSGLTYNRFHTTSVCSPTRAALLTGRNAHRVAAGGVIEFPHRGYDWSWPDNSATVAQVLRKEGYATAAFGKWHNTPAAEIGPAGPFDRWPTGLGFQHFYGFMQGQDSQWEPLLYRDTTPVDPPAPANQPYHFSEDIADQAIRWLKTREAVDPGRPYFLYFAPGGAHAPHHVAPEWSDKYRGRFDQGWDRLREEVFTRQKKMGIIPADAELTPRPDELPAWDSLSPDQKRLYARQMEIFAGFLEHTDHEVGRMLDAVRAAPGGENTMVLYVVGDNGGSGEGAPDGSDIGLANIIYRLPSTVDEQLSHLDRLGTRDYDNHFSAAWAWATTTPFHWMKRVASSFGGTRNPLIVSWPARIGARGEVRSQFTAANDLVPTIYEAVGITPPRMVNGVEQTGFDGVSFAYSFNAPAAPSRHRIQYFEETGNRAIYQDGWMAAARRSLPWTLSCNPDFAGDRWALYNVDKDFSQARDLSAEYPEKLKTLQALFEREAKANHVYPMQDGCIIKTAGSQTITGGKAAEGAPSEPRKIVYPAGMDRLPVAKAPDFSGSHEISVPVDLNDGRAEGVILTNGSRYGGFTLYVRSGKLVYEANFFGKERISLKAPLPSAATTIGYRFTREQPGRFGGGTGQLLVNGKVVATRRFEHIGPPAQFGSFGVGRSHGGAVSNAYDGAYAFTGMLGPVTITLR from the coding sequence ATGCCCATCGTGCCCGCATCCGTACGTCCCCTCGCAATCGGCGTCCGCTTGGCGACCATGTTGTTCGCGGCGAGCGCGCTTACTGCGCCGGCCATGGCACCGGCGGCTTCGGTGCCATCAACCGCTCCTGCCCGCGCGGATCGGCAGGCCGAACGCCGCCCGAACATCGTGATCGTCCTGCTCGACGATGTCGGCTTCGGTGCCAGCTCGGCCTTTGGCGGAGCGGTGCACACTCCCGCGCTCGAAAAGCTCGCGGGGTCTGGGCTCACCTATAACCGCTTCCACACCACCTCGGTCTGCTCGCCGACGCGCGCGGCGCTCCTCACCGGCCGCAATGCGCACCGGGTGGCGGCTGGCGGGGTGATCGAATTTCCGCACCGTGGCTATGACTGGTCCTGGCCGGATAATTCGGCCACCGTCGCGCAGGTGCTTCGGAAGGAAGGCTATGCCACCGCCGCCTTTGGCAAGTGGCACAACACCCCCGCCGCCGAGATCGGCCCCGCCGGCCCGTTCGATCGCTGGCCCACCGGCCTTGGATTTCAGCATTTCTACGGCTTCATGCAGGGGCAGGACAGCCAATGGGAACCACTGCTCTACCGCGATACGACCCCTGTCGATCCCCCCGCACCGGCCAACCAGCCCTATCATTTCAGCGAGGATATTGCCGACCAGGCGATCCGCTGGCTGAAGACGCGCGAAGCGGTTGATCCGGGCAGGCCCTATTTCCTCTATTTCGCACCCGGCGGCGCGCACGCCCCGCATCATGTGGCACCCGAATGGAGCGACAAATATCGCGGGCGGTTCGATCAGGGATGGGATCGCCTGCGCGAGGAGGTTTTCACGCGCCAGAAGAAGATGGGCATCATCCCCGCCGATGCGGAACTGACGCCCCGGCCAGACGAATTGCCGGCATGGGACAGCCTCTCCCCCGACCAGAAACGCCTTTACGCCCGGCAGATGGAAATCTTTGCCGGTTTTCTCGAGCATACCGATCACGAGGTCGGCCGTATGCTCGACGCCGTGCGCGCCGCGCCGGGTGGCGAAAACACGATGGTTCTCTATGTCGTCGGCGACAATGGCGGCAGTGGCGAGGGGGCGCCCGATGGCTCGGACATTGGTCTCGCCAACATCATCTACCGGCTCCCCTCCACCGTCGACGAGCAGTTGTCGCATCTCGATCGACTGGGCACGCGCGACTATGATAACCATTTCAGCGCGGCCTGGGCTTGGGCAACCACCACGCCCTTCCATTGGATGAAGCGCGTCGCCTCATCCTTTGGCGGCACGCGCAATCCGCTCATCGTTTCCTGGCCAGCGCGTATCGGCGCGCGCGGAGAGGTGCGCAGCCAGTTCACCGCCGCGAACGACCTGGTTCCGACCATCTATGAAGCGGTGGGCATCACGCCTCCCCGCATGGTCAACGGCGTCGAGCAGACCGGGTTTGACGGTGTCAGCTTCGCCTACAGCTTCAACGCGCCGGCCGCGCCGTCGCGTCACCGCATCCAATATTTCGAGGAAACCGGCAATCGCGCAATCTACCAGGATGGCTGGATGGCTGCCGCGCGGCGGTCGCTGCCCTGGACGCTCAGTTGCAACCCCGATTTCGCCGGGGATCGCTGGGCGCTCTACAATGTCGACAAGGATTTCAGCCAAGCGCGCGATCTATCTGCGGAATACCCTGAAAAGCTGAAGACACTGCAGGCGTTGTTCGAACGCGAGGCCAAGGCGAACCACGTCTATCCGATGCAGGATGGCTGCATCATCAAGACCGCGGGCAGTCAGACGATCACCGGCGGCAAGGCAGCGGAGGGAGCGCCGTCTGAGCCTCGGAAGATCGTTTATCCAGCGGGCATGGATCGCCTGCCCGTCGCCAAGGCCCCGGACTTTTCGGGCTCGCACGAAATCAGCGTGCCCGTGGACTTGAACGACGGTCGCGCCGAAGGCGTCATCCTCACCAACGGCAGCCGCTATGGCGGCTTTACGCTCTATGTCCGGAGCGGAAAGCTCGTCTACGAGGCCAATTTCTTCGGCAAGGAACGGATATCGCTCAAAGCTCCTCTGCCGTCAGCGGCCACGACGATCGGCTATCGCTTCACCCGCGAACAGCCCGGCCGGTTTGGCGGTGGAACCGGGCAATTGCTTGTCAATGGCAAGGTGGTCGCCACCCGCCGGTTCGAACATATTGGTCCCCCGGCGCAGTTCGGCAGCTTCGGCGTCGGCCGCTCGCACGGCGGCGCGGTCAGCAACGCCTATGACGGCGCCTATGCCTTCACCGGCATGTTGGGGCCAGTGACAATCACCTTGCGTTGA
- a CDS encoding helix-turn-helix domain-containing protein encodes MLGTKSEKRPQLPLGERIRARRKELGLTLRELSETSGLSAPFISQAERDLTTPSLISLLALAKALDVDLSYFMTIPEDTQIVHRAANPKVIAVDSPVVYHDLSSQLENRRLDVMHIRIPPGHVFPVGRRNGEAVYYLLEGELHVTVGQTKAVLKPGDSMHFDSRLPHCARNVSDQAALLLFVGSPSEFVIQTRK; translated from the coding sequence TTGCTGGGAACCAAGTCCGAAAAGCGACCGCAATTGCCGTTGGGGGAACGCATCAGGGCGCGCCGCAAGGAACTCGGCCTCACGCTACGCGAACTTTCCGAGACGTCGGGGTTATCCGCGCCGTTCATCTCCCAGGCCGAGCGCGATCTCACAACGCCCTCGCTCATTTCGCTTCTCGCGCTCGCCAAAGCGCTCGATGTCGACCTGAGCTACTTCATGACCATTCCCGAAGACACGCAGATTGTGCATCGCGCTGCCAACCCAAAGGTGATCGCGGTTGATTCCCCTGTGGTCTACCATGATCTTTCCTCACAGCTTGAAAATCGCCGGCTGGATGTGATGCACATCCGTATCCCGCCTGGCCATGTCTTCCCTGTGGGGCGACGTAATGGTGAGGCTGTCTATTACCTGCTGGAAGGCGAGCTTCACGTTACGGTTGGGCAGACCAAGGCTGTCCTCAAGCCTGGTGACAGCATGCATTTCGATTCACGGCTACCCCACTGCGCGCGCAATGTCTCCGACCAGGCAGCCCTTCTGCTCTTCGTCGGAAGCCCAAGCGAGTTTGTGATCCAAACGCGTAAGTAA
- a CDS encoding prolyl oligopeptidase family serine peptidase, producing the protein MKKQFLAALLPMALLVAPAVAQDPAPSATGSDDPYLWLEDIEGTRALAWVRAENEKTLRVLQSDPRYNQFRDQALAILQAQDRIPYVNFTANGLDNFWQDETHVRGIWRSTTLASYRTATPAWETILDFDALAAAEKRNWVYAGGDCLPPDERLCLLSLSDGGKDATALREFDVKDKAFVEGGFDLPEGKQNIVWVDADTLLVARPWDDASVTKAGYPFVVKELKRGQPLSSAREVYRGTVDDVGVSPMVLRDAAGRVHAVGVARGLSYFEYEYVLFGPKGPVQLPLPKKAALGGIVSGRLLLSLGEDWTAASGAHFKSGSLLSYDLEEWKRDPLGAQPSLVFEPSSRQAINSYRITKNRLFLTILDNVQGKALSYHHDGKAWHSTPIELPANAAIGFASASSDSDEVMFTVTNYLTPTSLWYYDAANGKIEVLKSSPERFDASQHVVEQFFAVSRDGVRIPYFLVRPKNARMDGSTPTLLYGYGGFQISQLPAYAGAMGRLWLEQGNAYVVANLRGGGEFGPSWHEAGQGANKQRTWDDFIAVAQDLIDRKMSSPSHLGVVGGSQGGLLVGAAMTQRPDLFNAAIVQVPLFDMLRFTKLGAGASYVGEYGDPENPTQRKWLEAYSPYHNLVADKRYPSPLILSSTKDDRVHPAHARKAAARLAALGQPYFYYENIDGGHSAASNLAETARRMALEYVYASVRLADQ; encoded by the coding sequence ATGAAAAAACAATTTCTCGCCGCACTTCTTCCGATGGCATTGCTCGTCGCCCCAGCGGTCGCGCAGGATCCAGCGCCGTCCGCCACCGGTTCCGATGACCCCTATCTTTGGCTTGAAGACATCGAAGGCACGCGCGCCCTGGCATGGGTGCGCGCAGAAAACGAGAAAACCCTTCGCGTGCTGCAATCGGATCCTCGCTATAATCAATTTCGGGATCAGGCCTTGGCGATCCTCCAGGCGCAGGATCGTATCCCTTATGTGAACTTCACTGCCAATGGCCTCGACAATTTCTGGCAGGATGAGACGCATGTCCGCGGGATCTGGCGCAGCACGACCCTTGCAAGTTACCGCACTGCGACGCCCGCTTGGGAGACGATCCTTGATTTCGATGCGCTTGCCGCAGCGGAGAAGCGGAACTGGGTATATGCCGGTGGGGACTGCCTTCCGCCGGATGAGCGCCTCTGCCTGCTAAGCCTGTCAGACGGCGGCAAGGATGCAACCGCGCTCCGCGAATTCGATGTCAAAGACAAAGCCTTCGTTGAGGGCGGATTTGATCTGCCGGAAGGCAAGCAGAATATTGTCTGGGTTGATGCGGACACGCTGCTTGTCGCGCGCCCATGGGATGACGCAAGTGTAACCAAGGCCGGTTATCCGTTTGTCGTCAAGGAATTGAAGCGCGGGCAACCGCTTTCCAGCGCGCGTGAAGTGTATCGTGGCACGGTGGACGATGTCGGCGTCTCCCCCATGGTTCTCCGCGATGCGGCAGGCAGGGTCCACGCCGTTGGGGTGGCCCGGGGCCTCAGCTATTTCGAGTATGAATATGTGTTGTTCGGGCCAAAGGGGCCCGTGCAACTGCCTTTGCCCAAAAAGGCCGCCCTTGGCGGGATTGTGAGTGGTCGCCTGCTTCTCTCGTTGGGCGAAGATTGGACCGCCGCGAGTGGGGCGCACTTCAAGTCCGGTTCCCTCCTGTCCTACGACCTCGAAGAGTGGAAGCGTGATCCCCTTGGCGCTCAGCCATCGCTGGTGTTCGAACCGAGCTCCCGTCAGGCGATCAACAGCTATCGCATAACGAAGAACCGGCTGTTTCTAACGATACTCGACAATGTTCAGGGGAAGGCATTGTCCTATCACCATGACGGGAAGGCATGGCATTCGACGCCGATCGAGCTGCCGGCAAATGCGGCTATCGGTTTCGCTTCTGCCTCAAGCGACAGCGACGAGGTCATGTTCACTGTCACGAACTACCTCACACCCACCTCGCTTTGGTATTACGACGCCGCCAACGGAAAAATTGAGGTTCTCAAGAGTTCGCCGGAGCGTTTTGACGCATCACAGCATGTCGTCGAACAGTTTTTCGCCGTCTCGCGCGATGGCGTTCGCATCCCATATTTTCTTGTCCGACCGAAAAACGCCAGAATGGACGGCTCAACGCCCACGCTTCTATATGGTTATGGCGGATTCCAGATTTCGCAATTGCCCGCCTATGCAGGTGCGATGGGGCGGCTGTGGCTCGAACAGGGCAATGCCTATGTTGTCGCTAATCTGCGCGGTGGAGGTGAATTCGGGCCGAGCTGGCATGAAGCGGGCCAGGGCGCGAACAAGCAACGGACATGGGATGACTTTATCGCTGTCGCACAGGACCTGATCGATCGAAAAATGTCGTCCCCCAGCCACCTTGGGGTCGTCGGCGGAAGTCAGGGGGGATTGTTGGTCGGCGCCGCCATGACGCAGCGCCCGGATTTGTTCAATGCTGCAATCGTGCAGGTTCCATTGTTCGATATGCTTCGTTTCACGAAGCTTGGGGCAGGGGCATCCTATGTCGGAGAATATGGTGACCCTGAAAACCCCACACAGCGCAAGTGGCTGGAGGCTTATTCCCCCTATCACAACCTCGTTGCCGACAAGCGTTATCCGTCGCCGCTGATCCTGAGTTCAACCAAGGATGACCGGGTCCATCCAGCGCATGCCCGCAAGGCCGCAGCCAGGCTCGCAGCGTTGGGGCAACCTTATTTTTACTACGAGAACATCGATGGTGGACATAGCGCAGCGTCCAATCTCGCCGAAACCGCTCGGCGGATGGCTCTCGAATATGTCTATGCGAGCGTAAGGCTTGCTGATCAATGA
- a CDS encoding TonB-dependent receptor domain-containing protein: protein MDILKRLLAGTAIVGATMAATMPHAIAQTSQGEDATHGGSSEDIVVTGSRIIRTGADNPTPTTVLNAETIRQSGVTEIADLVNQLPSLFVTQTNQTSNQSGNAGVNALDLRGLGTERTLVLVNGRRRVASMPGSSAVDISTLPTNLVERVDVITGGASALYGADAVAGVANFILKKDFEGLEANARYGVSTRGDLGSYDLDLIYGQNFAGGRGNFTLFGAYSNSPDQVRGQDRPWTANGTPLYARQADGTFKLTDGNRSIYDHAEAIVELGGRGNLYTFTPQGALRRPQLGPGGILNLNSPGTISDLSSYLTDGGEFLGRYDDWLLQVPSERWSTFGTFNYEFSDRISFFADAGYSRTHSRAGYQAHAAYGYDYVPADSPFITSEMIAANGGPILYDIPFTRRYSELGRGEALYRRSTVQATAGLEGTIPNLFGYEWKWTASYSFGQTRQEVESRNGTATDRYYLALDTTSDGMGNAICRSTLTDPTNGCVPLNPFQQLTPQVIDYLQYDTNPSRQTLRQHVLSGYLTGSLFALPAGEVQVVLGGEYRSESNNIGATPEFDPTSPLFDPTIGVTETALVGKYDVTEIFGELRVPLLKEKPFFHSLAIEGAVRYSDYSTAGGTTAYKLAGEWAPVRDIRFRTTYGKAVRAPNISELFTSTRVGGEWLADPCNYWDVVNRSTRTQYTAANCAIISPQNVNTYWQFRDVISTGNTDLGVETAKTLTAGAVVKPRFLPNLTVSVDYFDIKLRGAIDSFGAQQILNKCVDAPTLDNIFCDFVTRDANNDLVSVVTKQLNLSEYRTKGVDIEADIWFDLGRNAGRLSFNAAFTRLISRKFTYDPTDANTINETAGVFGAPKWKGVVRTNYANGPFTLNWNMRYLSSMRPSESITSDLYDVVHTGDVFYHDFYGSVDVNQKFTLFAGVNNAFDRAPPRLPGAESGGANFEYGATSGLYDVIGRTVYVGVRLRR, encoded by the coding sequence GTGGACATTTTGAAAAGGCTGTTGGCGGGGACTGCGATTGTGGGCGCGACCATGGCGGCGACGATGCCGCACGCGATTGCACAAACGTCACAGGGCGAAGACGCGACGCACGGGGGGAGCAGCGAGGATATCGTCGTCACCGGCAGTCGCATCATTCGAACCGGGGCGGATAACCCCACACCCACTACGGTGCTCAACGCGGAGACTATTCGGCAATCGGGGGTGACCGAGATTGCCGATCTGGTCAATCAGCTGCCCAGCCTCTTTGTCACACAGACGAACCAGACTTCAAACCAATCAGGCAATGCCGGCGTGAACGCGCTCGACCTGCGCGGTCTCGGCACCGAGCGGACGCTGGTTCTGGTCAATGGGCGTCGCCGTGTCGCCTCGATGCCTGGATCATCGGCTGTCGACATCAGCACGCTTCCGACCAACCTCGTCGAACGCGTTGACGTCATTACCGGTGGTGCATCTGCACTTTATGGTGCGGATGCGGTCGCCGGCGTCGCCAACTTCATCCTCAAGAAGGATTTTGAAGGTCTCGAGGCCAATGCCCGTTATGGCGTATCGACCCGCGGCGACCTTGGTAGCTATGATCTCGATCTGATTTACGGGCAAAATTTTGCGGGCGGGCGCGGCAATTTCACGCTGTTCGGGGCGTATAGCAACAGCCCGGATCAGGTTCGGGGGCAGGATCGTCCGTGGACGGCGAATGGTACGCCGCTTTATGCCCGTCAGGCCGACGGCACATTCAAACTCACGGACGGCAATCGCTCGATCTACGATCATGCTGAAGCGATCGTGGAGCTTGGCGGACGCGGCAATCTTTACACGTTCACGCCGCAAGGCGCCCTTCGGCGTCCGCAATTGGGCCCGGGTGGTATCCTCAATCTGAACAGCCCTGGAACGATTTCAGACCTGAGCAGCTATCTGACTGATGGCGGCGAGTTTCTGGGGCGCTACGACGACTGGCTGTTGCAGGTGCCGTCTGAGCGCTGGTCGACCTTCGGGACGTTCAATTATGAATTCAGCGACCGCATCAGCTTCTTCGCCGATGCCGGATATTCGCGGACCCATTCGCGCGCCGGATACCAGGCACATGCCGCTTATGGCTACGACTATGTACCCGCCGACAGCCCCTTTATTACATCCGAGATGATCGCCGCGAATGGCGGGCCAATTCTGTACGATATACCCTTCACTCGGCGTTATTCGGAACTCGGAAGGGGAGAGGCGCTGTATCGCCGCTCCACGGTGCAGGCGACCGCCGGCTTGGAAGGCACTATCCCAAACCTCTTCGGGTATGAATGGAAATGGACGGCGTCCTATTCCTTCGGCCAGACCCGCCAAGAGGTTGAATCGCGAAACGGTACGGCGACGGATCGCTATTATCTCGCGCTCGACACGACGAGCGATGGAATGGGCAACGCGATCTGTCGCAGCACGCTCACCGATCCGACCAATGGCTGCGTTCCTCTAAACCCGTTCCAGCAACTGACACCGCAGGTTATCGATTATCTTCAGTATGATACGAACCCATCACGGCAAACGCTGCGGCAACATGTGCTGTCGGGTTATTTGACGGGGTCACTCTTTGCGCTCCCCGCAGGCGAGGTTCAGGTCGTGCTTGGTGGCGAGTATCGCAGCGAGAGCAACAATATCGGGGCTACGCCCGAATTCGACCCGACTAGCCCGCTGTTCGATCCGACCATCGGTGTCACCGAAACGGCGCTGGTGGGCAAATATGACGTAACGGAAATATTTGGCGAACTTCGTGTTCCGCTGCTCAAGGAAAAGCCTTTCTTCCACTCGCTCGCCATCGAAGGCGCTGTCCGCTATTCCGACTACAGCACGGCCGGCGGCACGACCGCGTACAAACTTGCCGGCGAATGGGCTCCGGTCAGAGACATCCGTTTTCGCACGACCTATGGCAAGGCCGTGCGTGCGCCGAATATCAGTGAGCTCTTCACATCGACCCGCGTCGGAGGTGAATGGTTGGCGGATCCCTGCAACTATTGGGATGTCGTAAACCGATCCACCCGTACGCAATATACAGCGGCAAACTGTGCAATTATTTCGCCGCAAAACGTCAATACCTATTGGCAGTTTCGTGACGTGATCTCCACTGGCAATACGGATCTTGGCGTAGAGACGGCCAAGACCCTAACCGCAGGGGCGGTTGTAAAGCCGCGCTTCTTGCCCAATCTGACGGTGAGCGTTGATTATTTTGACATTAAGCTTCGTGGTGCAATCGATTCCTTTGGTGCTCAGCAGATCCTGAACAAGTGTGTGGATGCACCCACGCTGGATAACATCTTCTGTGATTTCGTGACGCGTGATGCAAACAACGACCTTGTGTCCGTGGTAACGAAGCAGCTGAATCTTTCAGAATATCGAACCAAGGGTGTCGATATCGAAGCAGATATCTGGTTTGATCTTGGGCGCAACGCCGGACGGCTTTCGTTTAATGCCGCCTTCACCCGCCTGATTTCCCGCAAGTTCACCTATGATCCGACCGACGCCAACACCATCAATGAAACAGCAGGTGTATTCGGGGCACCCAAATGGAAGGGGGTTGTGCGCACGAATTATGCCAACGGCCCGTTCACGCTGAACTGGAATATGCGATACCTGTCGTCGATGCGTCCCAGCGAATCCATCACGTCAGACCTTTATGACGTGGTGCACACCGGAGACGTTTTCTATCATGACTTTTACGGGTCGGTCGACGTGAACCAGAAGTTCACGCTGTTCGCGGGCGTAAACAATGCCTTTGATCGCGCACCGCCGCGTCTCCCCGGCGCTGAATCGGGGGGCGCCAATTTCGAATATGGTGCGACTTCCGGTCTTTACGATGTGATTGGCCGGACTGTTTATGTCGGCGTAAGGCTGCGCCGCTGA